One region of Mugil cephalus isolate CIBA_MC_2020 chromosome 17, CIBA_Mcephalus_1.1, whole genome shotgun sequence genomic DNA includes:
- the ccr6b gene encoding C-C chemokine receptor type 6, translating to MEAVTPYYENSTYYDSSIDDSDFDSELCNLDPHPLEVVVQTFIHSIICGFGLIGNTLVMVTYIFYKRAKTMTDVCLFNVAVADLIFVMALPFVIYNEQHSWLMGRVACKVLHSAYSINLYSGMLLLACIGCDRYIAIVLARRSFGARSRTLMYSRLVCSGVWVFAVALTLPTLIYTELLRDPPLGTETVTVTCEMSFSEYETARLMKVLVPSLQMVIGFLLPLIMMVFCYSCIICTLLRAQNSQRHKAIRVVMVVVVVFIVCHLPYNVVLLKHTLSLFVKRGCSAEKIKLQVLGFCRSVAYLHCCLNPVLYAFIGVNFRSHFRKIMLDLWCFGKKYIYSARSSRGTSDVCISGVKSSDVCNNMSSFSA from the coding sequence ATGGAGGCAGTGACTCCATACTATGAAAACAGTACATACTATGACAGCAGTATAGATGACAGTGACTTCGACAGTGAGCTCTGCAACCTTGACCCTCACCCTTTGGAGGTCGTCGTCCAGACCTTCATCCACTCCATCATCTGTGGCTTCGGCCTGATTGGCAACACTCTTGTAATGGTCACCTACATATTCTACAAGAGAGCCAAGACGATGACGGATGTCTGTCTCTTCAACGTGGCTGTGGCCGATCTGATTTTTGTGATGGCTCTGCCGTTTGTCATATACAATGAGCAGCACAGTTGGTTGATGGGCCGTGTGGCTTGCAAGGTGCTACACTCTGCCTACAGTATCAACCTCTACAGTGGCATGCTGCTGCTTGCTTGCATTGGCTGTGACCGTTACATTGCTATAGTTCTGGCTAGGCGCTCCTTTGGTGCCCGCTCCCGCACTCTCATGTACAGTCGCCTTGTCTGCTCGGGCGTTTGGGTGTTTGCTGTGGCTCTAACTCTGCCTACACTCATTTACACTGAACTCTTGAGAGATCCTCCTCTGGGTACTGAGACTGTTACTGTGACCTGTGAGATGTCTTTCAGTGAGTATGAAACAGCAAGGTTGATGAAGGTGCTTGTACCCAGCCTTCAGATGGTCATTGGCTTCCTGTtgcctttgatcatgatggtgTTTTGCTACTCATGTATCATATGCACCTTGCTGAGAGCACAGAACAGCCAGAGGCACAAGGCCATCCGTGTGGTGatggtggttgttgtggttttcATTGTGTGCCATCTTCCCTACAATGTGGTACTGCTGAAGCACACCCTATCCCTCTTTGTAAAGAGGGGCTGCAGTGCAGAAAAGATCAAACTCCAAGTCCTGGGCTTTTGCAGAAGTGTAGCCTACCTCCACTGCTGTCTCAACCCAGTCCTCTACGCCTTCATTGGAGTAAACTTCAGAAGCCACTTCCGCAAGATAATGTTGGACCTGTGGTGCTTTGGCAAGAAGTACATCTACTCTGCCCGTTCATCTCGTGGGACTTCTGACGTTTGCATCTCAGGCGTGAAGTCCTCAGATGTCTGCAACAATATGTCATCATTCAGTGCATGA
- the LOC125023443 gene encoding peroxidasin isoform X1, which translates to MAMRAGQLFSPCLLAVAVLLLANGPQFLLCCPSRCLCFRTTVRCMHLNLETVPAVSPQTTILDLRFNKIKDLQPGSFRRLQNLNTLLLNNNHIRRIPRGAFEDLENLKYLYLYKNEIQSIDRQAFKGLVSLEQLYLHFNNIESLEPESFTHLPKLERLFLHNNRITQLVPGTFTHLQAMKRLRLDSNALNCDCELLWLADLLKQYAESGNAQAAATCDYPSRLQGRSVATLTAEELNCEVPRITSEPQDVDVTSGNTVYFTCRAEGNPKPQIIWLRNNNALNMRDDSRLNLLEDGTLMIQDTRETDQGVYQCMAKNVAGEVKTSQVTLRYFGAPSRPSFVIQPQNTEVLVGESVTLECSATGQPQPRVSWTKGDRTPLPNDVRINITPSGGLYIQNVVQADGGQYTCFASNNVDTIHATAYIIVQAIPQFTVTPQDQSVLEGHTVDFPCEASGYPQPVIAWTRGGSPLPLDRRHVVLSTGALRITRVAAHDEGQYECQAVSPVGTVRIAVQLSIQQRVTPVFTNAPRDLTVESGQDVQIPCSAQGQPPPVLTWNKDGVQVTESGKFHISQDGYLEVKDVGTADAGRYECVARNPIGYQVASMVLTVTVPPVSREGDTYVSTSIEQAIRNVDSAIESTRRRLFDGQPRNPGELLALFRYPRDPYTVEQARAGEIFEQTLLLIQNHVNQGLMVDTNGTAFRYNDLVSPHYLDVIANLSGCTAHRRFNNCSDICFHQKYRSHDGTCNNLQHPMWGASLTAFERLLKSVYDNGFNLPRGSTERLLNGYKLPLPRLVSTIMIGTETITPDDRYTHMLMQWGQFLDHDLDSTVVSLSQSRFSDGQLCTQVCTNDAPCFPIQFPPNDQRQLRSGARCMFFVRSSPVCGSGMTSLLMNSVYPREQINQLTSYIDASNVYGSSRHESEEVRDLASQRGLLRQGIIQRTGKPLLPFATGPPTECMRDENESPIPCFLAGDHRANEQLGLTAMHTVWFREHNRIATELLRLNPHWDGDTIYHEARKIVGAQMQHITYNHWLPKILGEAGMKMMGPYTGYDPNVNAGIFNAFATAAFRFGHTLINPILYRLDEDFQPIPQGHISLHRAFFSPFRIVNEGGIDPLLRGLFGVAGKMRVSTQLLNTELTERLFSMAHAVALDLAAMNIQRGRDHGIPPYNDYRTFCNLSSAQTFDDLRNEIKDANVREKLQRLYGTPLNIDLFPALMAEDLVPGSRLGPTLMCLLTAQFKRVRNGDRFWYENPGVFTPAQLTQLKQASLTRVLCDNGDNITRIQQDVFRVAELPHGYSSCDDVPQIDLRMWQDCCEDCRTKGQFNALSYHFRGRRSAEHSYKDDKPADSIQENSIVEEAAGSLVNVTVASKKSTEPSISDFQDFVSDMQKTITSLRKQIKRLEARLSKTDCTDSEGHERKDGQRWKKDPCTICECREAQVTCFVESCPTVECKRPIKLKGTCCPVCLEHADADEWQKADARHE; encoded by the exons CTATTTGTACAAGAATGAAATCCAATCAATTGACAGACAAGCATTTAAGGGGCTTGTCTCTCTTGAGCAACT GTATCTGCACTTCAACAACATTGAGTCTTTGGAACCAGAATCATTCACCCATCTACCAAAGCTGGAACGACT GTTTTTGCACAACAACAGAATTACCCAGCTAGTCCCAGGAACCTTCACTCATCTTCAGGCCATGAAACGACT GCGACTGGATTCCAATGCGTTAAACTGTGACTGTGAGCTGCTGTGGCTGGCTGACCTGCTGAAGCAGTATGCTGAATCGGGCAATGCCCAGGCTGCTGCCACCTGCGACTACCCCAGTCGTCTGCAAGGCCGATCAGTGGCAACACTCACTGCTGAGGAACTCAACTGTG AGGTACCCAGGATCACCTCAGAGCCCCAGGATGTTGATGTTACATCAGGAAACACTGTCTACTTCACCTGCAGGGCCGAAGGCAATCCTAAACCACAGATTATATGGCTCAGGAACAA CAATGCTCTAAATATGCGTGATGACAGTCGTCTGAACCTGCTGGAAGATGGGACACTGATGATCCAAGACACCAGGGAAACGGATCAGGGAGTCTATCAATGCATGGCCAAAAATGTTGCAGGGGAGGTCAAGACTTCACAGGTCACACTGCGATATTTCGGAGCCCCCT CGCGACCAAGTTTTGTGATTCAACCCCAGAACACTGAGGTCCTGGTGGGAGAGAGCGTGACACTGGAGTGCAGTGCCACAGGCCAGCCACAGCCTAGAGTCTCCTGGACAAAGGGAGACAGGACACCCCTGCCCAACGACGTTCGCATCAACATCACCCCCTCCGGAGGGCTTTATATCCAGAATGTGGTCCAGGCAGATGGAGGACAATATACATGTTTTGCCTCTAATAATGTCGACACCATACATGCCACAGCTTATATCATTGTCCAGG CGATCCCTCAATTTACTGTCACGCCGCAGGACCAGTCAGTCCTGGAGGGTCACACGGTGGATTTCCCCTGTGAGGCAAGTGGTTATCCGCAGCCAGTGATTGCCTGGACCCGAGGGGGCAGTCCATTGCCTTTGGACCGCCGGCACGTGGTCCTGTCTACTGGTGCGCTTCGCATCACTCGGGTGGCAGCTCACGATGAGGGCCAGTACGAGTGCCAAGCAGTCAGCCCTGTGGGGACCGTGCGCATTGCTGTGCAACTCAGCATCCAGCAGAGAG TAACGCCTGTTTTCACAAATGCTCCAAGGGACCTGACGGTGGAGTCTGGCCAGGATGTACAGATTCCCTGCAGCGCTCAGGGTCAGCCACCACCTGTCCTCACCTGGAACAAG GATGGTGTACAAGTGACAGAAAGTGGCAAGTTCCACATCAGCCAGGACGGTTACCTCGAGGTGAAGGATGTGGGCACTGCCGATGCCGGACGCTATGAGTGTGTTGCCCGCAATCCCATTGGCTACCAGGTTGCTAGCATGGTGCTCACGGTCACAG TACCTCCAGTCAGCAGAGAGGGGGACACCTATGTCAGCACGTCCATAGAGCAGGCCATCCGTAATGTGGACAGTGCTATTGAGTCGACAAGGAGACGTCTCTTTGATGG TCAGCCTCGTAACCCGGGAGAGTTGCTGGCTCTTTTCCGATACCCACGCGACCCTTACACAGTGGAGCAGGCTCGTGCCGGGGAGATCTTCGAACAGACTCTTTTGCTAATCCAGAACCATGTCAACCAGGGTCTAATGGTTGACACCAATGGCACAG CATTTCGTTACAATGACCTGGTGTCTCCCCACTATCTGGATGTGATTGCCAACCTGTCAGGCTGCACTGCCCACCGACGTTTCAACAACTGCTCTGACATTTGCTTCCACCAAAAGTATCGCAGTCACGATGGCACCTGCAACAACCTGCAGCATCCTATGTGGGGGGCCTCACTTACTGCTTTTGAACGACTTCTGAAATCTGTCTATGATAATGGATTTAACTTACCAAGAGGTTCCACTGAGCGCCTCCTTAATGGATACAAGTTGCCGCTGCCGAGGCTGGTGTCTACGATAATGATTGGAACGGAGACTATCACTCCAGATGACCGCTACACTCACATGCTGATGCAGTGGGGTCAATTCCTAGACCATGACTTAGACTCCACTGTGGTGTCCCTCAGCCAGTCACGGTTTTCGGACGGCCAGCTGTGTACTCAGGTCTGCACCAATGACGCACCTTGCTTCCCAATCCAGTTCCCACCCAATGACCAGCGGCAGCTGCGAAGTGGGGCCCGCTGCATGTTCTTTGTGCGATCCAGCCCTGTGTGCGGCAGTGGGATGACATCTTTACTGATGAACAGCGTGTATCCGAGAGAGCAAATCAACCAGCTGACCTCTTACATTGATGCTTCAAATGTTTATGGCAGCTCACGGCATGAATCGGAGGAAGTCCGAGATTTAGCCAGTCAAAGGGGTCTGCTCCGCCAAGGTATCATCCAGCGAACAGGGAAGCCACTTTTGCCGTTTGCCACCGGACCACCCACTGAGTGTATGAGGGATGAGAATGAGAGTCCAATTCCATGTTTCTTAGCTGGAGACCACCGTGCCAATGAGCAGCTGGGTTTGACTGCCATGCACACAGTGTGGTTTAGGGAACACAACCGCATAGCTACAGAGTTACTGAGACTCAACCCACACTGGGATGGAGACACTATCTACCATGAGGCCAGGAAAATAGTGGGGGCCCAGATGCAGCACATCACCTACAATCACTGGTTGCCAAAG atCCTTGGCGAGGCAGGCATGAAGATGATGGGGCCATACACTGGTTATGACCCGAATGTTAACGCTGGCATCTTCAATGCGTTTGCCACGGCTGCTTTCCGGTTTGGCCACACCCTCATCAACCCAATACTGTACAGGTTAGATGAGGACTTCCAGCCTATCCCCCAGGGCCACATCTCTCTGCACCGGGCCTTCTTCTCTCCATTCCGCATCGTCAATGAGGGTGGCATTGACCCGCTACTTCGTGGGCTCTTTGGCGTTGCTGGTAAAATGCGTGTTTCCACACAGCTACTGAATACAGAGCTGACTGAGAGGTTATTCTCAATGGCCCATGCTGTGGCGCTGGACTTGGCTGCCATGAATatacagagagggagagatcaCGGCATACCACCATATAACGATTACAGGACGTTCTGTAACCTGTCCTCAGCTCAGACGTTTGATGACTTGAGGAATGAGATCAAGGATGCTAATGTGCGAGAGAAACTACAAAG GCTGTATGGCACTCCTCTGAATATTGACCTGTTCCCTGCCCTCATGGCCGAAGACCTGGTTCCTGGTAGTAGGCTGGGTCCCACTCTCATGTGTCTACTCACAGCTCAGTTCAAACGTGTGCGGAATGGTGACAG GTTTTGGTATGAAAACCCAGGTGTGTTCACTCCAGCCCAGCTGACCCAGCTGAAGCAGGCTTCTCTGACTCGAGTGCTATGCGACAATGGTGACAACATCACCCGCATCCAGCAAGATGTGTTCAGGGTGGCCGAGCTGCCCCATGGCTACAGTAGCTGTGACGACGTCCCTCAGATCGACCTGCGCATGTGGCAGGACTGCTGTGAAG ACTGCAGAACCAAGGGTCAGTTCAACGCCCTTTCTTACCACTTCAGGGGACGCAGATCAGCTGAGCACAGCTATAAAGACGATAAACCTGCCGACAGCATCCAGGAGAACAG CATAGttgaagaagcagcaggaagtcTTGTAAATGTGACAGTGGCTTCCAAAAAGAGCACTGAACCTTCAATCAGTGACTTCCAGGATTTTGTGTCAGACATGCAGAAGACGATCACAAGCTTACGGAAGCAG atAAAAAGACTTGAAGCTCGCCTGAGCAAGACTGACTGCACTGATAGTGAGGGGCATGAGCGAAAAGATGGACAACGGTGGAAAAAGGACCCCTGCACCATATGTGAATGCAGA GAAGCCCAGGTGACCTGCTTTGTTGAGTCTTGTCCAACCGTCGAGTGCAAGCGGCCCATCAAGCTAAAGGGCACGTGCTGTCCAGTGTGCCTGGAGCACGCTGATGCTGACGAGTGGCAAAAAGCCGATGCTCGGCACGAATAA
- the LOC125023443 gene encoding peroxidasin homolog isoform X2 produces MAMRAGQLFSPCLLAVAVLLLANGPQFLLCCPSRCLCFRTTVRCMHLNLETVPAVSPQTTILDLRFNKIKDLQPGSFRRLQNLNTLLLNNNHIRRIPRGAFEDLENLKYLYLHFNNIESLEPESFTHLPKLERLFLHNNRITQLVPGTFTHLQAMKRLRLDSNALNCDCELLWLADLLKQYAESGNAQAAATCDYPSRLQGRSVATLTAEELNCEVPRITSEPQDVDVTSGNTVYFTCRAEGNPKPQIIWLRNNNALNMRDDSRLNLLEDGTLMIQDTRETDQGVYQCMAKNVAGEVKTSQVTLRYFGAPSRPSFVIQPQNTEVLVGESVTLECSATGQPQPRVSWTKGDRTPLPNDVRINITPSGGLYIQNVVQADGGQYTCFASNNVDTIHATAYIIVQAIPQFTVTPQDQSVLEGHTVDFPCEASGYPQPVIAWTRGGSPLPLDRRHVVLSTGALRITRVAAHDEGQYECQAVSPVGTVRIAVQLSIQQRVTPVFTNAPRDLTVESGQDVQIPCSAQGQPPPVLTWNKDGVQVTESGKFHISQDGYLEVKDVGTADAGRYECVARNPIGYQVASMVLTVTVPPVSREGDTYVSTSIEQAIRNVDSAIESTRRRLFDGQPRNPGELLALFRYPRDPYTVEQARAGEIFEQTLLLIQNHVNQGLMVDTNGTAFRYNDLVSPHYLDVIANLSGCTAHRRFNNCSDICFHQKYRSHDGTCNNLQHPMWGASLTAFERLLKSVYDNGFNLPRGSTERLLNGYKLPLPRLVSTIMIGTETITPDDRYTHMLMQWGQFLDHDLDSTVVSLSQSRFSDGQLCTQVCTNDAPCFPIQFPPNDQRQLRSGARCMFFVRSSPVCGSGMTSLLMNSVYPREQINQLTSYIDASNVYGSSRHESEEVRDLASQRGLLRQGIIQRTGKPLLPFATGPPTECMRDENESPIPCFLAGDHRANEQLGLTAMHTVWFREHNRIATELLRLNPHWDGDTIYHEARKIVGAQMQHITYNHWLPKILGEAGMKMMGPYTGYDPNVNAGIFNAFATAAFRFGHTLINPILYRLDEDFQPIPQGHISLHRAFFSPFRIVNEGGIDPLLRGLFGVAGKMRVSTQLLNTELTERLFSMAHAVALDLAAMNIQRGRDHGIPPYNDYRTFCNLSSAQTFDDLRNEIKDANVREKLQRLYGTPLNIDLFPALMAEDLVPGSRLGPTLMCLLTAQFKRVRNGDRFWYENPGVFTPAQLTQLKQASLTRVLCDNGDNITRIQQDVFRVAELPHGYSSCDDVPQIDLRMWQDCCEDCRTKGQFNALSYHFRGRRSAEHSYKDDKPADSIQENSIVEEAAGSLVNVTVASKKSTEPSISDFQDFVSDMQKTITSLRKQIKRLEARLSKTDCTDSEGHERKDGQRWKKDPCTICECREAQVTCFVESCPTVECKRPIKLKGTCCPVCLEHADADEWQKADARHE; encoded by the exons GTATCTGCACTTCAACAACATTGAGTCTTTGGAACCAGAATCATTCACCCATCTACCAAAGCTGGAACGACT GTTTTTGCACAACAACAGAATTACCCAGCTAGTCCCAGGAACCTTCACTCATCTTCAGGCCATGAAACGACT GCGACTGGATTCCAATGCGTTAAACTGTGACTGTGAGCTGCTGTGGCTGGCTGACCTGCTGAAGCAGTATGCTGAATCGGGCAATGCCCAGGCTGCTGCCACCTGCGACTACCCCAGTCGTCTGCAAGGCCGATCAGTGGCAACACTCACTGCTGAGGAACTCAACTGTG AGGTACCCAGGATCACCTCAGAGCCCCAGGATGTTGATGTTACATCAGGAAACACTGTCTACTTCACCTGCAGGGCCGAAGGCAATCCTAAACCACAGATTATATGGCTCAGGAACAA CAATGCTCTAAATATGCGTGATGACAGTCGTCTGAACCTGCTGGAAGATGGGACACTGATGATCCAAGACACCAGGGAAACGGATCAGGGAGTCTATCAATGCATGGCCAAAAATGTTGCAGGGGAGGTCAAGACTTCACAGGTCACACTGCGATATTTCGGAGCCCCCT CGCGACCAAGTTTTGTGATTCAACCCCAGAACACTGAGGTCCTGGTGGGAGAGAGCGTGACACTGGAGTGCAGTGCCACAGGCCAGCCACAGCCTAGAGTCTCCTGGACAAAGGGAGACAGGACACCCCTGCCCAACGACGTTCGCATCAACATCACCCCCTCCGGAGGGCTTTATATCCAGAATGTGGTCCAGGCAGATGGAGGACAATATACATGTTTTGCCTCTAATAATGTCGACACCATACATGCCACAGCTTATATCATTGTCCAGG CGATCCCTCAATTTACTGTCACGCCGCAGGACCAGTCAGTCCTGGAGGGTCACACGGTGGATTTCCCCTGTGAGGCAAGTGGTTATCCGCAGCCAGTGATTGCCTGGACCCGAGGGGGCAGTCCATTGCCTTTGGACCGCCGGCACGTGGTCCTGTCTACTGGTGCGCTTCGCATCACTCGGGTGGCAGCTCACGATGAGGGCCAGTACGAGTGCCAAGCAGTCAGCCCTGTGGGGACCGTGCGCATTGCTGTGCAACTCAGCATCCAGCAGAGAG TAACGCCTGTTTTCACAAATGCTCCAAGGGACCTGACGGTGGAGTCTGGCCAGGATGTACAGATTCCCTGCAGCGCTCAGGGTCAGCCACCACCTGTCCTCACCTGGAACAAG GATGGTGTACAAGTGACAGAAAGTGGCAAGTTCCACATCAGCCAGGACGGTTACCTCGAGGTGAAGGATGTGGGCACTGCCGATGCCGGACGCTATGAGTGTGTTGCCCGCAATCCCATTGGCTACCAGGTTGCTAGCATGGTGCTCACGGTCACAG TACCTCCAGTCAGCAGAGAGGGGGACACCTATGTCAGCACGTCCATAGAGCAGGCCATCCGTAATGTGGACAGTGCTATTGAGTCGACAAGGAGACGTCTCTTTGATGG TCAGCCTCGTAACCCGGGAGAGTTGCTGGCTCTTTTCCGATACCCACGCGACCCTTACACAGTGGAGCAGGCTCGTGCCGGGGAGATCTTCGAACAGACTCTTTTGCTAATCCAGAACCATGTCAACCAGGGTCTAATGGTTGACACCAATGGCACAG CATTTCGTTACAATGACCTGGTGTCTCCCCACTATCTGGATGTGATTGCCAACCTGTCAGGCTGCACTGCCCACCGACGTTTCAACAACTGCTCTGACATTTGCTTCCACCAAAAGTATCGCAGTCACGATGGCACCTGCAACAACCTGCAGCATCCTATGTGGGGGGCCTCACTTACTGCTTTTGAACGACTTCTGAAATCTGTCTATGATAATGGATTTAACTTACCAAGAGGTTCCACTGAGCGCCTCCTTAATGGATACAAGTTGCCGCTGCCGAGGCTGGTGTCTACGATAATGATTGGAACGGAGACTATCACTCCAGATGACCGCTACACTCACATGCTGATGCAGTGGGGTCAATTCCTAGACCATGACTTAGACTCCACTGTGGTGTCCCTCAGCCAGTCACGGTTTTCGGACGGCCAGCTGTGTACTCAGGTCTGCACCAATGACGCACCTTGCTTCCCAATCCAGTTCCCACCCAATGACCAGCGGCAGCTGCGAAGTGGGGCCCGCTGCATGTTCTTTGTGCGATCCAGCCCTGTGTGCGGCAGTGGGATGACATCTTTACTGATGAACAGCGTGTATCCGAGAGAGCAAATCAACCAGCTGACCTCTTACATTGATGCTTCAAATGTTTATGGCAGCTCACGGCATGAATCGGAGGAAGTCCGAGATTTAGCCAGTCAAAGGGGTCTGCTCCGCCAAGGTATCATCCAGCGAACAGGGAAGCCACTTTTGCCGTTTGCCACCGGACCACCCACTGAGTGTATGAGGGATGAGAATGAGAGTCCAATTCCATGTTTCTTAGCTGGAGACCACCGTGCCAATGAGCAGCTGGGTTTGACTGCCATGCACACAGTGTGGTTTAGGGAACACAACCGCATAGCTACAGAGTTACTGAGACTCAACCCACACTGGGATGGAGACACTATCTACCATGAGGCCAGGAAAATAGTGGGGGCCCAGATGCAGCACATCACCTACAATCACTGGTTGCCAAAG atCCTTGGCGAGGCAGGCATGAAGATGATGGGGCCATACACTGGTTATGACCCGAATGTTAACGCTGGCATCTTCAATGCGTTTGCCACGGCTGCTTTCCGGTTTGGCCACACCCTCATCAACCCAATACTGTACAGGTTAGATGAGGACTTCCAGCCTATCCCCCAGGGCCACATCTCTCTGCACCGGGCCTTCTTCTCTCCATTCCGCATCGTCAATGAGGGTGGCATTGACCCGCTACTTCGTGGGCTCTTTGGCGTTGCTGGTAAAATGCGTGTTTCCACACAGCTACTGAATACAGAGCTGACTGAGAGGTTATTCTCAATGGCCCATGCTGTGGCGCTGGACTTGGCTGCCATGAATatacagagagggagagatcaCGGCATACCACCATATAACGATTACAGGACGTTCTGTAACCTGTCCTCAGCTCAGACGTTTGATGACTTGAGGAATGAGATCAAGGATGCTAATGTGCGAGAGAAACTACAAAG GCTGTATGGCACTCCTCTGAATATTGACCTGTTCCCTGCCCTCATGGCCGAAGACCTGGTTCCTGGTAGTAGGCTGGGTCCCACTCTCATGTGTCTACTCACAGCTCAGTTCAAACGTGTGCGGAATGGTGACAG GTTTTGGTATGAAAACCCAGGTGTGTTCACTCCAGCCCAGCTGACCCAGCTGAAGCAGGCTTCTCTGACTCGAGTGCTATGCGACAATGGTGACAACATCACCCGCATCCAGCAAGATGTGTTCAGGGTGGCCGAGCTGCCCCATGGCTACAGTAGCTGTGACGACGTCCCTCAGATCGACCTGCGCATGTGGCAGGACTGCTGTGAAG ACTGCAGAACCAAGGGTCAGTTCAACGCCCTTTCTTACCACTTCAGGGGACGCAGATCAGCTGAGCACAGCTATAAAGACGATAAACCTGCCGACAGCATCCAGGAGAACAG CATAGttgaagaagcagcaggaagtcTTGTAAATGTGACAGTGGCTTCCAAAAAGAGCACTGAACCTTCAATCAGTGACTTCCAGGATTTTGTGTCAGACATGCAGAAGACGATCACAAGCTTACGGAAGCAG atAAAAAGACTTGAAGCTCGCCTGAGCAAGACTGACTGCACTGATAGTGAGGGGCATGAGCGAAAAGATGGACAACGGTGGAAAAAGGACCCCTGCACCATATGTGAATGCAGA GAAGCCCAGGTGACCTGCTTTGTTGAGTCTTGTCCAACCGTCGAGTGCAAGCGGCCCATCAAGCTAAAGGGCACGTGCTGTCCAGTGTGCCTGGAGCACGCTGATGCTGACGAGTGGCAAAAAGCCGATGCTCGGCACGAATAA